From Deferrivibrio essentukiensis, one genomic window encodes:
- the lexA gene encoding transcriptional repressor LexA, whose translation MKTVLSSERTNVLKRYYVMTKEERKNIILNFVDNFLADNGYPPSIREICRGTGINSTSVVKKILDQLKDEGKIKKANQLARGILLNREIPILGKIKAGTPVISEENIEGYVNLDTLTNIQNSFFLKIEGDSMKNINILDGDLALIRQQNILNNNEIGAFRINGEVTLKRIKIDKNKIILRPENENYEDIIINETDNFEVIGKLIYVLKDFRDK comes from the coding sequence ATGAAAACTGTATTATCTTCAGAGAGAACAAATGTTCTCAAAAGGTATTATGTTATGACAAAAGAAGAAAGAAAAAATATAATCTTAAATTTTGTTGATAATTTCTTAGCAGATAATGGCTACCCTCCTTCTATAAGAGAAATTTGTAGGGGCACAGGAATAAATTCTACATCTGTAGTTAAAAAAATTTTAGACCAGCTAAAAGATGAAGGGAAAATAAAAAAAGCAAACCAATTAGCAAGAGGGATACTGTTAAACCGAGAAATACCTATATTGGGGAAGATAAAGGCAGGTACCCCTGTTATTTCTGAAGAGAATATTGAAGGCTATGTTAACCTCGATACTCTTACAAATATACAAAATTCTTTTTTCCTAAAAATAGAAGGGGACAGTATGAAAAATATAAACATACTGGATGGAGATTTAGCCCTTATAAGACAGCAAAATATATTAAACAATAATGAAATAGGCGCATTTAGGATAAATGGTGAAGTGACATTAAAAAGGATTAAAATAGATAAAAATAAAATTATTCTAAGACCTGAAAACGAAAATTATGAAGATATAATAATTAACGAGACAGATAACTTTGAAGTCATAGGCAAACTTATATATGTACTAAAAGATTTCAGGGATAAGTAA